The Struthio camelus isolate bStrCam1 chromosome 14, bStrCam1.hap1, whole genome shotgun sequence genome has a window encoding:
- the SEC61A1 gene encoding protein transport protein Sec61 subunit alpha, which yields MGIKFLEVIKPFCVILPEIQKPERKIQFKEKVLWTAITLFIFLVCCQIPLFGIMSSDSADPFYWMRVILASNRGTLMELGISPIVTSGLIMQLLAGAKIIEVGDTPKDRALFNGAQKLFGMIITIGQSIVYVMTGMYGDPSEMGAGICLLITIQLFVAGLIVLLLDELLQKGYGLGSGISLFIATNICETIVWKAFSPTTVNTGRGMEFEGAIIALFHLLATRTDKVRALREAFYRQNLPNLMNLIATIFVFAIVIYFQGFRVDLPIKSARYRGQYNTYPIKLFYTSNIPIILQSALVSNLYVISQMLSARFSGNLLVSLLGTWSDISSGGPARAYPVGGLCYYLSPPESFSSVLEDPVHAVVYIVFMLGSCAFFSKTWIEVSGSSAKDVAKQLKEQQMVMRGHRETSMVHELNRYIPTAAAFGGLCIGALSVLADFLGAIGSGTGILLAVTIIYQYFEIFVKEQSEVGSMGALLF from the exons ATGGGGA TTAAATTTCTTGAAGTAATCAAGCCCTTCTGTGTTATCTTGCCTGAAATCCAAAAGCCAGAACGGAAG attcaatttaaagaaaaagtattatGGACAGCTATCACACTCTTCATCTTCTTAGTATGCTGCCAG ATTCCCTTGTTTGGCATCATGTCATCAGACTCAGCAGATCCTTTCTACTGGATGAGAGTGATTCTGGCTTCAAATAGAG GTACGTTGATGGAGTTGGGTATTTCACCTATTGTCACTTCTGGGCTCATCATGCAGCTCTTGGCAGGCGCCAAGATAATTGAAGTTGGTGACACCCCAAAGGACAGAGCTCTCTTTAATGGAGCACAGAAAT tatttGGAATGATCATTACCATCGGTCAGTCTATTGTCTATGTAATGACTGGAATGTATGGAGACCCATCCGAGATGGGTGCTGGTATCTGCTTGCTTATCACAATTCAG CTTTTCGTTGCTGGATTGATAGTTCTGCTCTTGGATGAGCTTCTACAGAAAGGATATGGTCTTGGTTCTGGCATTTCTCTCTTTATTGCCACCAATATCTGTGAGACTATTGTATGGAAGGCTTTTAGTCCCACCACCGTGAACACAGGACGAG GCATGGAATTTGAGGGAGCCATCATTGCTCTGTTCCATCTTCTGGCTACTCGTACAGACAAAGTCAGAGCTCTTCGTGAGGCCTTTTACCGTCAGAACCTCCCCAACCTGATGAACTTGATTGCCACCATCTTTGTCTTTGCTATTGTGATCTATTTCCAG GGCTTCAGAGTGGATCTCCCTATCAAATCTGCTCGCTACCGTGGCCAGTACAACACCTACCCCATCAAGCTGTTCTATACTTCCAACATTCCCATTATTCTTCAGTCTGCCCTCGTGTCCAATTTGTACGTCATCTCCCAGATGCTTTCTGCTCGCTTCAGTGGCAACTTACTGGTTAGCCTACTGGGCACTTGGTCT GACATATCATCTGGAGGTCCAGCTCGTGCTTATCCAGTTGGTGGACTTTGTTATTATCTGTCACCTCCAGAGTCCTTTTCTTCAGTGTTAGAAGACCCTGTCCATGCAGTTGTGTATATTGTGTTTATGTTGGGATCCTGTGCTTTCTTCTCCAAGACGTGGATTGAAGTTTCTGGCTCCTCTGCCAAAGAt GTTGCCAAACAACTAAAAGAACAGCAAATGGTAATGCGAGGCCATAGAGAAACCTCCATGGTACATGAACTAAACAG gTATATCCCTACAGCTGCTGCATTTGGTGGTCTCTGTATTGGTGCCCTCTCTGTCTTGGCAGACTTCCTCGGGGCAATTGGGTCTGGAACTGGAATCTTGCTTGCCGTCACTATCATTTATCAGTACTTTGAAATTTTTGTAAAGGAACAGAGTGAAGTTGGAAGTATGGGAGCTCTTCTTTTCTAA